One segment of Salvelinus sp. IW2-2015 unplaced genomic scaffold, ASM291031v2 Un_scaffold1632, whole genome shotgun sequence DNA contains the following:
- the LOC139024547 gene encoding uncharacterized protein: MMSNSSKRVQPSFTVAPVVQSKMPRLEGPIIGSVASTEAGGLSKPAXLAHYPSAPHHTPQTQALQNNRAYFTYDLRGHDLSDPDLRPSWSPSKRLLLNRRNVGCSPQSAEEGSLRNHTVYSRAENMTFSTESSSVSGNRSGSGSGSSSSSSXGGGSNSVSAAAQDTPAKQGFTYYTRSPGGLRSPTSSPGTISMPIAVRKQPPVGGVSLSPQSENSVCLGLAVPNPLYGHPSPCCSELGCTVGQRHSLEQRGGVHRIHPHLNVYEGWMYNPSSHHPRALQLEHGVETERLSDRLPLKDVKDHQQHPSGIPNRASSAQRFPVFMEPTYSIGYPCSPARAILGPSSFICDPPSSRLSSSPYGADQCQRLQIPSKRPTYHSLVSSHPSYPSSHPSCPSSCSSSHPSSHPSCPSSCSSSHPSSHPSHPSCHPSHPSHATTYKPMTPSHHGVPVTSQVYQGRSPPNVAKYSQLPVTQPMFYYRPQANVEGESDSCGAGFKDAGGKHRDWEDVMVPNGSKRPLPPSXSQTGPHLATHLPSTSNPSHYLVTQSVYSTDVPMSSHTAPSSYPYLRSFDQPSYHQLYRMPLNAAGQMRVPAIAPERPCASPSPPSSLQQTERPLDYSLPQYRSLVTSPQVSSPRRHHLSRGHFDSTLPGAPLTVSTTLSRADYGHHNHPAKHHHHHHSNNHATTAMCTTAANFGNHNHHTTTANQNNHQHITTRNHHNTTCQGVTGSIVVRLRGSPVPQSNVHGDMITTGAETLKRCVSDSDRPINIDSPSPKHTQDNGDDVIDVELYQKRQKMKVNGERGRAEVNGERGRAEVNGERGRAEVNGEGGGLDSCQSPSPPMPVINNVFSLAPYKAYLEAAGMLSPPVRGSQRTDHHPSGHCVFKPETQSDPHRHHQHRQETGPTSDPHRPERDPKREEEMPVSINHRIDNHVVRPASEQQRPVVEQRILGTVVRSDTTQKKPVVSVFSEPPQEPEREVEVKTDDDLQTKVVKEEEEEEPPQEQEPEREVEVKTDDDMQTKVVKEEEEEEPPQEQEPEREVIED, from the exons ATGATGAGCAACAGCAGTAAACGAGTCCAGCCAAGCTTCACTGTCGCCCCGGTGGTCCAGAGCAAGATGCCTCGGCTGGAAGGGCCCATCATTGGTAGCGTGGCGTCTACAGAGGCAGGAGGGCTCTCTAAACCAGCCWGCCTGGCTCACTACCCCTCTgccccccaccacacaccccaGACCCAGGCTCTACAGAACAACAGGGCCTACTTCACCTATGACCTCAGGGGTCACGACCTCTCTGACCCTGACCTCCGACCTTCCTGGAGCCCTTCTAAGCGGTTGCTGCTGAACAGGAGGAATGTGGGGTGTTCCCCTCAGAGCGCGGAGGAGGGGTCGTTACGAAAccacacagtttacagcagggcAGAGAACATGACTTTTTCTACTGAGAGTAGTAGTGTTAGTGGTAAtcgtagtggtagtggtagtggtagtagtagtagtagtagtRGTGGTGGTGGTAGTaactctgtctctgctgctgctcagGACACTCCAGCCAAGCAGGGTTTTACCTACTACACCAGGAGCCCAGGCGGGCTGAGGAGTCCCACCAGCAGCCCTGGGACGATCTCTATGCCCATTGCTGTGAGGAAGCAGCCTCCTGTTGGAGGAGTTAGCCTCTCCCCTCAGTCTGagaactctgtctgtctgggtctggctGTTCCCAATCCGCTCTACGGACACCCCTCCCCCTGYTGTTCGGAGCTGGGCTGTACTGTAGGACAGAGGCACAGTCTGGAGCAGAGGGGGGGAGTACACAGGATCCATCCCCATCTTAATGTGTATGAGGGGTGGATGTATAATCCTAGCTCACACCACCCCAGGGCTCTGCAGCTGGAGCACGGTGTTGAGACAGAGAGACTATCAGACAGACTACCTCTGAAAGATGTCAAGGACCACCAACAGCACCCCAGTGGAATTCCCAACAGAGCATCATCAGCACAAAGGTTCCCTGTCTTCATGGAACCAACCTACAGCATTGGTTACCCATGTTCCCCCGCCCGTGCCATACTAGGCCCCTCCTCATTTATATGTGACCCCCCCTCTTCACGGTTAAGCTCCTCCCCCTATGGGGCTGATCAATGCCAACGTTTACAAATCCCCTCCAAACGTCCAACATATCACAGCTTGGTCTCTTCCCACCCCTCCTACCCTTCCTCTCACCCCTCCTGCCcttcctcctgctcttcctctcacccctcctctcacccctcctgcccttcctcctgctcttcctctcacccctcctcccatccctctcaccCGTCCTgccatccctctcatccctcccacGCTACAACATACAAACCCATGACCCCTTCGCACCATGGCGTTCCGGTGACGTCACAGGTTTATCAGGGCCGCTCTCCTCCCAATGTGGCCAAATACAGCCAGCTCCCAGTCACACAGCCCATGTTTTACTACCGTCCTCAGGCAaatgtggagggagagagtgacagtTGTGGAGCAGGGTTTAAAGATGCAGGAGGAAAGCACAGAGACTGGGAGGATGTTATGGTCCCTAATGGTTCTAAACGACCCCTACCTCCAAGTYCCTCCCAGACAGGACCCCACCTAGCTACTCATCTTCCCAGCACATCAAACCCCTCCCACTACCTTGTCACCCAGTCTGTGTACAGTACTGATGTCCCCATGTCTAGCCACACGGCTCCTAGTAGCTACCCATACCTCAGGAGTTTTGACCAGCCCTCCTATCATCAATTGTACAGGATGCCCCTGAATGCAGCAGGTCAGATGAGAGTCCCTGCTATAGCCCCAGAGAGACCCTgtgcctctccatctcctcccagYAGCCTACAGCAGACTGAGAGACCCCTGGACTACTCCCTGCCTCAGTACAGATCTCTAGTCACCTCTCCTCAGGTCTCCTCCCCCAGGAGACACCACCTATCTCGAGGACACTTTGACTCCACACTCCCTGGAGCCCCACTGACTGTCTCCACCACACTGTCACGGGCTGACTATGGCCATCACAACCACCCAgccaaacaccaccaccaccaccacagcaacAACCATGCTACTACAGCCATGTGTACCACTGCTGCAAACTTTGGCAACCACAACCACCATACAACTACAGCCAACCAGAACAACCACCAACACATAACTACACGTAACCATCACAACACTACGTGTCAGGGAGTGACTGGTTCTATTGTAGTGAGGCTTAGAGGCAGCCCTGTCCCTCAGTCTAATGTGCATGGAGACATGATCACTACTGGTGCAGAAACCCTGAAGAGATGTGTCTCTGACTCAGACCGACCCATCAACATAGACTCTCcctccccaaaacacacacaggacaatggggatgacgtcattgatgTGGAACTGTATCAGAAACGACAGAAGATGAAGGtgaacggagagagagggagagcggaggtgaacggagagagagggagagcggaggtgaacggagagagagggagagcggag gtgaACGGAGAGGGAGGCGGACTAGATAGCTGtcagtctccctctcctcccatgccAGTCATCAACAATGTTTTCAGCCTGGCTCCATACAAGGCTTACCTAGAGGCTGCTGGCATGCTGTCTCCACCTGTTAGAGGATCTCAGAGAACTGACCACCATCCTTCTGGACACTGTGTGTTCAAACCTGAGACCCAATCAGACCCTCACAGACATCATcaacacagacaggaaacaggcCCTACATCTGACCCACACAGGCCTGAGAGAGACCCTAAACGAGAGGAAGAGATGcctgtatcaatcaatcacagGATTGATAACCATGTAGTCCGACCAGCCTCAGAACAGCAGAGGCCTGTAGTCGAGCAGAGGATTCTGGGTACTGTAGTCAGATCAGACACTACACAGAAGAAGCCTGTAGTGTCTGTTTTTAGTGAACCACCGCAGGAAccagagagggaggtggaagtgAAGACTGATGACGATTTGCAGACTAAAGTGgttaaggaagaggaggaggaggaaccaCCGCAGGAACAGGAAccagagagggaggtggaagtgAAGACTGATGACGACATGCAGACTAAAGTGgttaaggaagaggaggaggaggaaccaCCGCAGGAACAGGAACCAGAGAGGGAGGTGATTGAAGACTGA